A genomic region of Gemmatimonadales bacterium contains the following coding sequences:
- a CDS encoding metalloregulator ArsR/SmtB family transcription factor has protein sequence MLDQRAGREPLDRTFHALADPSRMLIVERLSRGPASVSELARPLPMSLPAVVQHLQVLQVSGLVSSEKVGRVRICRIEPEALRPVERWIGARRSSLERRLDHLGEYLAEGDDEPKGGRR, from the coding sequence ATGCTTGACCAACGCGCCGGGCGTGAGCCTCTCGATCGCACCTTTCACGCGCTGGCCGATCCCAGCAGGATGCTGATTGTCGAGCGCTTGAGCCGCGGACCAGCCTCGGTGAGCGAGCTCGCCCGGCCTCTCCCGATGTCGCTGCCAGCGGTGGTTCAGCACCTTCAGGTGCTGCAGGTCAGCGGCCTCGTCAGCTCCGAGAAGGTCGGGCGCGTGCGGATCTGCCGGATCGAGCCGGAAGCGCTGCGGCCCGTGGAGCGATGGATCGGCGCGCGGCGATCGAGCTTGGAGCGCCGCCTCGACCACCTTGGCGAGTACCTCGCCGAAGGCGACGACGAAC